One window of Treponema denticola genomic DNA carries:
- a CDS encoding ATP-binding protein has protein sequence MDFSRKIPIGVQSFEDLRKKNFLYADKTEYVFRLANFGKVYFLSRPRRFGKSLFLSTLEAYFLGKKELFKGLYIEEAEENRAKNEGTEAWTQYPVLYLDFNTGRYDLPESLNESLDFFLRAEEERFGIQGNDLSFGKRFAFLIQTAYEKTGKQVVILVDEYDKPLLQTMYVNETLNEEFRSTLKAFYSVIKTCDKYIRFAFLTGVTKFSKVSIFSDLNNLQDISLHEDCSALCGITQEELTAVFSPEIQVLADKEKISYEECLSLLKKRYDGYLFAKEGKSVYNPFSLLNAFSAKDVGSYWFATGTPTFLVNYLKEAEYNIPDLDGNVELDEAGLADYRADTKNPLPILFQAGYLTIKEYIREAAIYRLGFPNDEVRYGFLKNLLPDYTSLRTDQTASSVWRFVEDVRAGNVDNFMERMQSIIAGIPYDNLPKEKLKLREQNYQTAVYLIFKLMGQFVETEIHCAAGRADCLVHTKDTVYIFEFKLDGNGSSEDAIAQIKEKGYAVPFKSSGKKIVLIGSSFDEKKRTIKDWKTEKI, from the coding sequence ATGGATTTTTCACGGAAGATACCTATAGGAGTACAAAGTTTTGAAGATTTACGCAAAAAGAATTTTTTATATGCAGATAAAACGGAATATGTTTTCCGGCTTGCTAATTTCGGTAAGGTTTATTTTTTAAGCCGCCCCCGCCGTTTCGGAAAAAGCCTTTTTCTTTCTACCCTCGAAGCCTACTTTTTAGGAAAAAAAGAATTGTTTAAGGGGCTGTACATTGAAGAAGCCGAAGAAAACAGGGCTAAAAACGAAGGAACTGAAGCATGGACTCAATATCCCGTTCTTTACTTGGATTTTAATACGGGACGCTATGACTTACCCGAGTCTTTAAATGAAAGCCTTGACTTCTTTTTAAGAGCCGAGGAGGAGCGTTTCGGTATACAGGGGAACGATTTATCTTTTGGTAAACGCTTTGCTTTTTTAATACAAACAGCTTATGAAAAAACCGGCAAACAAGTAGTTATCCTCGTAGACGAGTATGACAAGCCCCTCTTACAAACAATGTATGTAAATGAAACCCTAAACGAAGAATTCCGCAGCACACTCAAAGCTTTTTATTCCGTTATAAAAACTTGCGACAAATATATCCGCTTTGCATTTTTAACGGGAGTAACAAAATTCAGTAAGGTAAGTATTTTCAGTGACCTAAATAACTTACAAGACATAAGCCTTCACGAAGATTGCTCTGCTCTCTGCGGTATAACCCAAGAAGAATTAACTGCCGTATTTTCTCCCGAAATTCAGGTCTTGGCAGACAAAGAAAAGATAAGCTATGAAGAATGTTTAAGCCTTCTTAAAAAACGCTATGACGGATATCTTTTTGCAAAAGAAGGAAAAAGCGTTTATAATCCTTTCAGCCTTCTAAATGCTTTTTCGGCAAAGGATGTGGGAAGTTATTGGTTTGCTACGGGAACTCCGACCTTTTTGGTAAACTACCTCAAAGAAGCTGAGTATAATATTCCCGACTTAGACGGAAATGTTGAGCTTGATGAGGCCGGCTTAGCCGATTACCGAGCCGACACAAAAAATCCTCTGCCGATTTTGTTCCAGGCAGGATATTTAACAATTAAAGAATATATAAGAGAAGCGGCCATTTACAGATTAGGCTTTCCTAACGATGAAGTCCGTTACGGTTTTCTTAAAAACCTTTTGCCGGATTACACTTCTTTGCGTACCGATCAAACTGCTTCTTCCGTTTGGCGTTTTGTTGAAGATGTAAGAGCAGGAAATGTAGATAACTTTATGGAAAGAATGCAGTCCATAATTGCCGGCATTCCTTACGATAATCTTCCCAAAGAAAAGTTAAAACTTAGAGAGCAAAATTATCAGACTGCCGTTTATTTGATTTTTAAGCTGATGGGGCAATTTGTCGAAACCGAAATACACTGTGCAGCCGGAAGAGCCGATTGTCTTGTTCATACAAAAGATACGGTTTATATCTTTGAATTTAAACTTGACGGAAACGGAAGCTCGGAAGATGCGATAGCACAGATAAAAGAAAAAGGCTATGCAGTTCCATTTAAATCAAGCGGTAAAAAAATTGTCTTAATCGGTTCCTCCTTTGATGAAAAAAAACGTACCATAAAAGACTGGAAAACCGAAAAAATTTAA